The sequence below is a genomic window from Pleurocapsa sp. PCC 7327.
GCTATGACACTTTTGAGCTTGCAAGAAAAAATCGACAGTTTTTGCCTTTAGCCACTGTTTTTCTACGGCTAGCTCGCCAAATCGCAGTCGAGGATATCTCCGCTTTTGCTCGACAACAATGGCATTAACCCGATCTTCATCCAACAAGGCAGCTTTTCTAAAATAGTACCCGATCGGATGCTGCCATTTTTGCGTCACTAACGCGCTCCAGTAGTCGGCAAAGAAGTCAGCTGTCTGTGCTTTAATCCATCCGCGCAACGCTAGAATTTCCCCAATTCGCAGCTCTTCATATTCTAGGCGATCGCGCAGCGCAACTTCTATCTGGGCAGTCGAAATGAGTGCGGCTCTTCGCAATACTAGACCTAGTGGCTTAGTGGGGGGAAATTGAGGCTCGGATTGTTTCACTCGGGGGAAAGGTTCGATTAGGGAAATCTATGCGTCAGTACTCTAGATCGTGGCACAAGAGGCGGTCTAGTGACAACTGCGAGATTGATAATTGGTAACAATTTCAACTGTTAATTGGTAACGGGTAACTGGTAATCGATCGCCGATTTAGTCAGTGCCAAAACTTCTTGCCTTGCCCAGCGATCGGCTTCTAGAATATCTTCTAACGTTGGCGTTGCCTTATTGTGGGTGCTAAAGCGATCGCAGACGGCTTCGATCGTCCGAGGAATCTCCAAAAATTTAATTTTCTTCTCTAAAAACAAAGCTACTGCTTGCTCGTTTGCCGCGTTGAGTACCGCAGGCATCGCTCCTCCTGCCTTGCCAGCCGCATACGCCAACTGCATGCAAGGATATTTCTGATGGTCGGGTTCTCGGAAGGTTAAACTGCCAGCTTTGACTAAATCTAGGGTTTCCCAATCAGTATAAATGCGATCGGGCCAAGAAAGGGCGTACAGTAGAGGCAGGCGCATATCGGGCCAGCCCAACTGTGCCAAGACCGACGTGTCTTGCAACTCGATCAGCGAGTGGACAATGCTTTGGGGATGAATAACGATATCGATATTATCATAATCGATCCCAAACAGGAAATGAGCTTCTATGACTTCAAGCCCCTTATTCATCAAGGTAGCAGAGTCTATGGTAATTTTCTTTCCCATTGACCAATTTGGATGTTTGAGGGCATCTTGTACTGTCACCGAGGCTAATTTTTCCACGGGATAATCCCGAAACGCTCCGCCAGAAGCTGTCAAAATAATGCGTCGCAACCCCCCTTTGGGAACCCCTTCCAGGCATTGAAAAATCGCAGAATGT
It includes:
- the dxr gene encoding 1-deoxy-D-xylulose-5-phosphate reductoisomerase codes for the protein MKKITVLGSTGSIGTQTLDIAAQYPNQFQIVGLAAGSNIEMLSEQIRQFRPEIVAVRDKTKFSALKNAVASLDYSPILLAGEEGVVEVARYGDSESVVTGIVGCAGLLPTIAAIEAGKDIALANKETLIAGGPVVLPLVEKYGIKLLPADSEHSAIFQCLEGVPKGGLRRIILTASGGAFRDYPVEKLASVTVQDALKHPNWSMGKKITIDSATLMNKGLEVIEAHFLFGIDYDNIDIVIHPQSIVHSLIELQDTSVLAQLGWPDMRLPLLYALSWPDRIYTDWETLDLVKAGSLTFREPDHQKYPCMQLAYAAGKAGGAMPAVLNAANEQAVALFLEKKIKFLEIPRTIEAVCDRFSTHNKATPTLEDILEADRWARQEVLALTKSAIDYQLPVTN